The Deltaproteobacteria bacterium genomic interval GCCAGGCGCGGCTGTGGCCGGAGGCGGTGAGCTGGGCGCCCATCACGACCCAGGGGAAGGTGATCGTCTCGTGCAGGATGAAGGGCAGCACGAGGGGGATGGCCTCGCGCCAGCGGGAGCCGAAGAGGTAGGCAACGAGCAGGTCGAGGCTGATCACGATCATCAGCGAGAAGAGCGCCACGAGGAGCGTGACCGCGTAGGTGGCCGAGGCGATCAGCTCCTTGTCCGTGCGCCCCTGCCGGTTCCGCTCGGCGAAGACCGAGAAGAGGAAGTTCGGCAGCGGCAGGAAGGGGAGCTTCGCCAGGGCGATGATGCTGGCGGTCCAGTTGACGATGCCCGAGGCGTGGACGCCGTGGAGTCGCCCTACCACCATCGGGTTCACGAGCGCGTTCGCGATGCCCAGGACCGAGGTGGCCTGGAGCGGCAGCGAGTAGCCGAGCAGGGCGCCGAGGGGTCGCTCCTGCGCGTCCGGCCCCGGCTCGAGCCGCGGGCTCCAGATGCGAAGCAGCACCGCACCGACGACCCAGCGAGCGGCGAGAGCCACCGCGAAGCACCACACCGAGCGCCAGAGGTAGGCGAAGACCACGAGCGTCACGTTGTAGACGATGAGCTCCGCGACCTCGACTGCGGCGAGGCGCGGCCACTCTAACTGGCGCTGGAGCTCCACGGCCCGGTAGGCGCGATAGCTCTGGAGGCAGGCCACGAGGCCGCAGGCTGGAAAGAGCCAGGAGGTGGCCTCCGTGAGGTTGAAGTGCGCCATGAGGCGTGGCCCGAGGGCGTAGAGCAGCGCGAGCGTGAAGGCCGAGGCGAGCAGCTTGGCCAGGTTCACCTGGCGCCGCAGGCCGCGGGAAGGGGCCGAGTGACCCTGCACGAGAGCCTGGCTCGTGCCGAGGTCGACGGCCATCAGCGCGACGCTGATCGCGGGCGTCACGACCGCCTGCGCGCCGAAGACCGCCGGCTTCAGCAGGCGCGAGATCAGCGTGACCCCGATGGCGTTCACCGGCAGCGAGAAGAGCTGCCGGAGCAGCACGGCGAGCCCACCACGCACGATCTTGTCTCGCATGGGGCGCTGCTGGTTCGCGACGGGCGCCGTCTCGTCCACGGCTGTGGCTCGTACGACGCTCATCAGGGCGGCGACGGGGGGGCGACCGCCGGTGCTTCCCGACGGCGTGGTTTGCGGAAGAAGAGGGGGAGGCGACGCCGTGGCACCGTGGACCGAAGCAGGATCTCCGGTGCGGCGATGGAGGCCGTCAGGACCAGCATGGCCAGGCCGATGCGGTCGAGCGCGCCTTCGAGCACGATGTGCGCCAGCCAGAAGATGAGGGTAGCCTGGGCTACGGGGAGCGTGCGCAGCCGCAGCGAGCGCAGGGCCCTCCAGATGAGGTCCACGTAGCAGGCGAAGAAGGCC includes:
- a CDS encoding oligosaccharide flippase family protein; translated protein: MDETAPVANQQRPMRDKIVRGGLAVLLRQLFSLPVNAIGVTLISRLLKPAVFGAQAVVTPAISVALMAVDLGTSQALVQGHSAPSRGLRRQVNLAKLLASAFTLALLYALGPRLMAHFNLTEATSWLFPACGLVACLQSYRAYRAVELQRQLEWPRLAAVEVAELIVYNVTLVVFAYLWRSVWCFAVALAARWVVGAVLLRIWSPRLEPGPDAQERPLGALLGYSLPLQATSVLGIANALVNPMVVGRLHGVHASGIVNWTASIIALAKLPFLPLPNFLFSVFAERNRQGRTDKELIASATYAVTLLVALFSLMIVISLDLLVAYLFGSRWREAIPLVLPFILHETITFPWVVMGAQLTASGHSRAWLALNVVQSALLWGFAGAGGWLYDLKGYVIGWVVASFIGLVITGVATRRLVQLNLRSLDVLVLSLLLYLSMLLGGWVRGAVPLSLPASTAVALVAGVAVFTASVVPLGYLFRRRESQDLLMFIRWTRRALVDRRSK